In Chitinophaga sp. HK235, a single window of DNA contains:
- the rfbC gene encoding dTDP-4-dehydrorhamnose 3,5-epimerase: protein MSFSETGLPGLLVYEPKVFGDSRGYFFESYNANTFRDAGIEYTFIQDNQARSTYGVLRGLHYQLEPYAQTKLVRVLEGKIIDAVVDIRKGSPTYGKSFTIELSAENKLQLLVPKGFAHGYAVISETAEVMYKCDNFYHKGSEGGIIYNDPDLNIDWGIELNNAIISDKDLALPRLTDISHNFVF, encoded by the coding sequence ATGTCCTTTTCAGAAACAGGTTTACCCGGACTGTTAGTATACGAGCCTAAAGTATTCGGAGATAGTCGCGGATATTTTTTCGAGAGTTACAACGCTAATACTTTCCGTGATGCCGGCATTGAATACACATTTATCCAGGATAATCAGGCACGTTCTACCTACGGCGTATTAAGGGGTTTGCATTATCAGCTGGAACCCTATGCCCAGACCAAACTGGTGAGAGTACTGGAAGGAAAAATCATTGACGCCGTAGTGGACATCCGGAAAGGTTCTCCCACCTATGGCAAGTCCTTCACGATCGAATTAAGTGCAGAAAACAAACTCCAACTGCTGGTACCCAAAGGGTTTGCCCATGGTTATGCGGTGATCAGCGAAACTGCTGAGGTGATGTACAAGTGCGACAACTTCTATCATAAAGGCAGTGAAGGTGGGATCATTTATAATGACCCGGACCTGAACATTGACTGGGGCATAGAACTGAACAATGCGATCATTTCTGATAAAGACCTGGCATTACCCAGACTGACAGATATTAGCCACAACTTTGTGTTTTAA
- the rfbB gene encoding dTDP-glucose 4,6-dehydratase — MKRKLLITGGAGFIGSHVVRLFVTKYPDYQIVNLDALTYAGNLENLSDVRDLPNYIFEKGDITDEAFIDQLFGKYQFDGVIHLAAESHVDRSIMDPLAFIKTNVLGTAVLLNTARKYWKDSYDDKLFYHVSTDEVYGSLGAEGFFHETTPYDPRSPYSASKASSDHFVMAYYHTYHLPAIISNCSNNYGSHHFPEKLIPLAIHNIKNNKPVPVYGKGENVRDWLYVNDHARAIDTIFHRGRIGETYNIGGFNEWKNIDLIQLLCRIMDKKLGRPEGTSAQLITFVKDRAGHDLRYAIDATKLNKELGWEPSLQFEEGLEKTVDWYLTNEEWLQHVTSGDYQKYYQEQYQKR, encoded by the coding sequence ATGAAGCGGAAACTACTTATTACAGGCGGAGCAGGATTTATTGGTTCACATGTGGTACGGTTGTTTGTTACCAAATACCCTGACTACCAGATTGTAAACCTGGATGCCCTTACCTACGCCGGTAACCTGGAAAACCTGTCAGATGTAAGAGACCTGCCCAATTATATCTTCGAAAAAGGAGACATTACAGATGAGGCCTTCATCGATCAGCTTTTCGGGAAGTACCAGTTTGATGGAGTGATCCACCTGGCAGCAGAAAGCCATGTAGACCGCTCCATCATGGACCCGCTGGCTTTTATCAAAACCAATGTGCTGGGAACGGCTGTACTGTTGAACACCGCCCGTAAATACTGGAAAGACAGTTATGATGACAAGCTGTTTTACCATGTATCTACTGATGAGGTATACGGCTCTCTGGGAGCGGAAGGTTTCTTCCATGAAACCACCCCGTACGATCCACGGTCTCCGTATTCCGCATCAAAAGCCAGTTCAGACCATTTTGTGATGGCGTATTATCATACGTATCACCTTCCGGCCATTATTTCCAATTGCTCCAACAACTATGGTTCCCACCATTTCCCGGAGAAATTGATACCGCTGGCCATCCATAATATCAAAAACAACAAGCCTGTTCCAGTATACGGTAAAGGTGAAAACGTACGTGACTGGCTATACGTAAATGATCATGCCCGCGCCATTGATACCATTTTCCATCGTGGCAGGATCGGTGAAACATACAATATCGGCGGCTTCAACGAATGGAAAAATATTGACCTGATCCAGCTGCTGTGCCGTATCATGGACAAAAAGCTGGGACGTCCCGAGGGGACCTCTGCCCAGCTGATCACTTTTGTAAAAGACCGCGCCGGACACGATTTGCGCTATGCCATCGATGCCACCAAGCTGAACAAGGAACTGGGCTGGGAGCCTTCTCTCCAGTTTGAAGAAGGACTGGAAAAAACAGTAGACTGGTACCTGACCAATGAAGAATGGCTGCAACATGTCACCAGCGGAGATTATCAGAAATATTACCAGGAGCAATACCAAAAAAGATAA